Proteins from a single region of Methanobrevibacter olleyae:
- the cfbD gene encoding Ni-sirohydrochlorin a,c-diamide reductive cyclase catalytic subunit, whose product MHPRPSPIAASLYTLRDLNADVIIMHGPHGCCFRTGRLLESDGVRVVTTAMAENDFILGAAEKLEETLKEAYDTFNPKLIGIVGTCASMIIGEDLKEPIENLALDAVVLPVESHGGFGEGDNTEGAIAVLNAAVEYGVISQEEADRQNEMLRLATQVEKTRGMAQGKYIKPNFGDSKEKVAKIIINAIKEAKKVVFVLNAKKETSYLFADILNCDFSKLFNDSNSSSNSNIKSNKDIENLHFIANLDENIGLPRIRQHAANINKELNEMGIDIESITGGLDEYPITPRKAEAYLKEINPDLVIVAGVPHALYVEELDCETIAVTDGPRLVEPLRELGYTHVIAELDAHSKTLGVDTIVDSDFGMMIRSAIEWEIG is encoded by the coding sequence ATGCATCCACGTCCAAGTCCAATAGCTGCTTCTTTATACACTTTAAGAGACTTAAATGCAGATGTAATTATCATGCATGGTCCTCACGGTTGCTGTTTTAGAACAGGCAGGCTTTTAGAAAGTGATGGAGTTAGAGTTGTAACTACAGCTATGGCTGAAAATGATTTTATTTTAGGAGCGGCAGAAAAGCTTGAAGAAACCCTAAAAGAAGCTTATGATACTTTTAATCCTAAATTAATTGGTATTGTAGGTACTTGTGCAAGTATGATTATAGGTGAAGACTTGAAAGAACCTATTGAAAATTTAGCCCTTGATGCAGTTGTCTTGCCAGTTGAATCTCATGGTGGTTTTGGAGAAGGGGATAATACTGAAGGAGCTATTGCAGTATTAAATGCTGCTGTAGAATATGGTGTTATCTCTCAAGAAGAAGCAGACCGTCAAAATGAAATGTTGAGGCTTGCTACACAGGTTGAAAAAACTCGTGGAATGGCACAAGGTAAATATATTAAACCTAATTTTGGAGATAGTAAAGAAAAGGTTGCTAAAATCATAATAAATGCAATTAAAGAAGCTAAAAAAGTAGTATTTGTATTAAATGCAAAAAAAGAAACTTCATACCTATTTGCAGATATTTTAAATTGTGACTTTTCTAAGCTTTTCAATGATTCTAATTCTAGTTCCAATTCAAATATAAAATCAAATAAAGACATTGAAAATCTTCATTTTATAGCTAATTTAGATGAAAATATAGGTCTTCCAAGAATTAGGCAGCATGCAGCAAACATTAATAAAGAACTAAATGAGATGGGGATTGATATTGAATCCATTACTGGAGGATTAGATGAATATCCAATCACTCCAAGAAAAGCAGAAGCTTATTTAAAGGAAATTAATCCAGATTTAGTTATTGTTGCAGGTGTTCCACATGCATTATATGTAGAAGAGCTAGATTGTGAAACTATTGCTGTTACAGATGGCCCAAGACTTGTGGAGCCACTTAGGGAATTAGGCTACACTCATGTAATAGCTGAATTAGATGCCCATTCTAAAACATTAGGTGTAGATACGATAGTTGATTCTGACTTTGGTATGATGATACGTTCAGCTATTGAATGGGAGATTGGATGA
- the hisH gene encoding imidazole glycerol phosphate synthase subunit HisH: MITIIDYKSGNLRSISNSFKKIGSKAIITGNPEEIANAKHLVLPGVGAFGTAMENIEPYKGLIYEHIDDGKPFLGICLGLQVLLSSSDEAPRVKGLDIFKGQVEKIPKGRKIPHMGWNQLKQVKNCPILDGLDGESFYFVHSYHAILDDDCNLSGTCDYGIDLTASISRDNVFATQFHPEKSGVPGLKILKNFVNL; this comes from the coding sequence ATGATTACGATTATTGATTATAAAAGTGGAAATCTTAGAAGTATTTCTAATAGTTTTAAAAAAATAGGCTCTAAAGCTATTATAACTGGTAATCCAGAGGAGATAGCTAATGCTAAACACTTAGTTCTTCCAGGAGTAGGAGCTTTTGGAACAGCTATGGAAAATATTGAACCTTATAAAGGTCTGATTTATGAACATATCGATGATGGAAAACCATTTTTAGGTATTTGCTTAGGTCTTCAGGTTCTTTTATCATCAAGTGATGAAGCTCCTAGAGTTAAAGGCCTTGATATTTTTAAAGGACAGGTTGAAAAGATTCCTAAAGGTAGAAAAATACCTCATATGGGTTGGAATCAGTTAAAACAAGTTAAGAATTGTCCTATTTTGGATGGTTTAGATGGTGAATCATTCTACTTTGTACACTCTTATCATGCTATTTTAGATGATGATTGTAACTTATCTGGAACTTGTGATTATGGTATTGACTTAACAGCATCTATATCAAGAGACAATGTATTTGCAACTCAATTTCACCCTGAAAAAAGTGGAGTTCCAGGTTTAAAGATACTTAAAAACTTTGTTAATTTATAA
- a CDS encoding MATE family efflux transporter, with protein MEKNSNIEMITGDPKKAINKLSLPIIASMFLIFANNIIDSIWVAGLGAEPLAALGYITPLFMVLIGIGNGIGAGGNSLISRYIGAENRSSANNAAIHNLILGIIISIFVSIAILIFLEPLLNIMGASSVLNYAMDYGQIIFAFSFAMLLPPIFGGAFRAEGDVKRATIPIAITAIVNMCIDPIFIYTLNLGVAGAAWATVIAHMLSIIAMLNWMLIKKDTYLKYNRESFHNDLSMYKDILVVGIPASLEQLILSALTIVVNYMLTLVSGPVAVAVYTAGWRIVNLGMLPAIGVGTASISVAGVAFGSRKYENLRVTARYAVKVALIASVIVCILLNIFANQIAFIFSYSESSAQLEPLIASFLQLMCLFILYVPFGASAGNVFQSVGKGTISFILTTFREFILVLIFAYVLGFVFNWGEFGIYCGMLVGGGIGSLIAYLAIEFYISRLIRSGDNEL; from the coding sequence ATGGAAAAGAACTCAAATATAGAAATGATTACAGGTGACCCTAAAAAGGCAATAAACAAATTATCACTACCTATTATAGCAAGTATGTTTTTAATATTTGCAAATAACATTATCGATAGTATATGGGTAGCAGGATTAGGTGCAGAACCACTAGCTGCACTTGGATATATTACACCATTATTTATGGTACTTATTGGAATTGGAAATGGAATTGGTGCTGGTGGTAACTCATTAATATCACGTTATATTGGTGCAGAAAATAGATCTTCCGCAAATAATGCAGCAATACATAACTTAATTTTAGGAATAATTATATCAATTTTTGTTTCAATAGCTATTTTAATCTTTTTAGAACCATTACTTAATATAATGGGAGCAAGCAGTGTTTTAAATTATGCTATGGATTATGGGCAAATCATATTTGCTTTTTCATTTGCAATGTTACTTCCGCCAATATTTGGAGGAGCATTTAGAGCAGAAGGGGATGTTAAAAGAGCAACAATACCTATTGCAATAACTGCAATAGTCAATATGTGTATAGATCCTATTTTTATTTATACACTTAATTTAGGAGTAGCAGGTGCTGCATGGGCAACTGTTATAGCTCATATGCTGTCAATTATTGCAATGCTTAATTGGATGTTAATTAAAAAAGACACTTATTTAAAGTATAATCGTGAAAGTTTTCACAATGATTTATCAATGTATAAAGATATTTTAGTTGTAGGTATTCCAGCAAGTTTAGAACAACTAATCTTATCTGCACTTACAATTGTAGTTAACTATATGCTTACACTTGTTTCAGGACCTGTTGCAGTAGCTGTTTATACTGCAGGTTGGAGAATTGTAAATCTTGGAATGCTTCCTGCTATAGGTGTTGGAACTGCTTCAATTTCAGTTGCAGGAGTTGCATTTGGTTCTCGTAAATATGAGAATTTAAGAGTTACAGCAAGATATGCAGTTAAAGTTGCATTAATCGCTTCAGTTATCGTATGTATACTATTAAACATATTTGCAAATCAAATTGCCTTTATATTCTCATATTCAGAAAGTAGTGCTCAACTAGAGCCACTTATTGCAAGCTTTTTACAATTGATGTGCTTATTTATTTTATACGTTCCATTTGGTGCAAGTGCAGGAAATGTATTCCAAAGTGTTGGAAAAGGAACAATTTCATTTATTCTAACTACATTTAGAGAATTTATTTTAGTTTTAATATTTGCCTATGTTTTAGGATTTGTATTTAATTGGGGTGAATTTGGAATTTATTGTGGAATGTTAGTTGGTGGAGGAATAGGATCACTTATAGCATATTTAGCTATTGAGTTCTATATAAGTAGATTAATAAGGAGTGGAGATAATGAACTTTAA
- a CDS encoding MarR family winged helix-turn-helix transcriptional regulator: MNFNEDEIYHSFLDDDIPSSPLISILYREHAKFINEIVKEDDLSFGLHPLLISIYKNDVLNQEQLAQISHLNESTITRNLKKLEDKGLIERIPHKRKKLIKTTEKGNLTAQKVMDYDEMWDEQIKLSLSDEEYNNFLNTLKKITHDLI, from the coding sequence ATGAACTTTAATGAGGATGAGATCTATCATTCTTTTTTGGATGATGATATACCTAGCTCTCCATTAATTTCTATACTTTATAGGGAGCATGCCAAATTTATTAATGAAATTGTAAAGGAAGATGATTTAAGTTTTGGCCTTCATCCTCTTTTAATTTCAATTTATAAGAATGATGTGTTAAATCAAGAACAATTAGCTCAAATTTCTCATTTAAATGAAAGCACTATAACTCGAAACTTAAAAAAACTTGAAGATAAGGGGCTTATTGAAAGAATCCCACATAAACGGAAAAAACTCATTAAAACAACTGAGAAAGGTAATTTAACTGCTCAAAAAGTTATGGACTATGATGAAATGTGGGATGAGCAAATCAAGTTGAGTTTAAGTGATGAGGAATATAATAATTTTTTAAATACTTTAAAGAAGATAACACATGATTTAATTTAA
- a CDS encoding thioredoxin family protein encodes MAKFKLIFILVITLVFIFGILMVLDVHTSFDDSTSLIPSSNSSDDINQSNYENGSSSADSNNNNNTNANSTSNTNTNKNNHDDKIDYDSKYYDSSYIKGLYLCNDLEQAFKDAKAHHRNVMIVFDQGTCINCEYLKEKGLRDSKIQKEINENFIILIVDTSSNPELASKLNIYGTPTTVILDENRNELHRTVGYESPSKYLNELKEASSK; translated from the coding sequence ATGGCAAAATTTAAATTAATATTTATTTTAGTTATAACTCTTGTTTTTATATTTGGAATCCTTATGGTTTTAGATGTGCATACTTCATTTGATGATTCTACAAGTCTTATACCTAGTTCTAATTCAAGTGATGATATCAATCAATCTAATTATGAAAATGGTAGCTCTTCAGCTGATTCTAATAATAACAATAATACTAATGCTAATTCTACTTCTAATACTAATACAAATAAGAATAATCATGATGATAAGATAGATTATGATTCAAAATATTATGACAGTTCATATATTAAAGGCCTATATTTATGTAATGATTTAGAACAAGCATTTAAAGATGCAAAAGCACATCATAGGAATGTTATGATTGTTTTTGATCAAGGAACTTGTATTAATTGTGAATATCTAAAAGAAAAAGGCTTAAGAGATTCAAAGATTCAAAAAGAAATAAATGAAAATTTTATAATATTAATTGTAGATACTAGTTCTAATCCAGAGCTTGCAAGTAAACTAAATATTTATGGAACTCCAACAACAGTTATTTTAGACGAAAATAGAAATGAATTACATAGAACTGTTGGTTATGAATCTCCTAGTAAATATTTAAATGAACTTAAAGAAGCTAGTAGTAAATAA
- a CDS encoding cytochrome c biogenesis CcdA family protein yields the protein MEIIPIFSFFTGVISILSPCILPILPIFIAFSLKSKSKPELVSFILGLFSIFTLIIFLTGFFTYFVYKYIIYVRIISAIVLFIIGILMLFEYSFSFKPISPKNDNGIIPSFILGFLTSVSWAPCYSAYLVSLITLVISKSPLFAAANIILYCLGFALALAILSYAISKINLEKWIDKTSYIPKIFAILIMIGAVYLFYGSLQVFL from the coding sequence ATGGAAATAATTCCTATTTTTTCTTTTTTTACAGGTGTAATTTCAATATTATCTCCTTGTATTTTGCCTATTTTGCCAATCTTTATAGCTTTTAGTTTAAAATCTAAATCTAAGCCAGAGCTTGTATCATTTATCTTGGGCTTATTTAGTATATTTACATTGATAATATTCTTAACAGGATTCTTTACATATTTTGTTTATAAATATATTATTTATGTAAGGATTATTTCAGCTATTGTTTTATTTATAATTGGTATTTTGATGCTATTTGAATATTCATTTAGCTTTAAACCAATCAGTCCTAAGAATGATAACGGAATTATACCATCATTTATACTTGGATTTTTAACCTCTGTATCTTGGGCTCCATGTTATAGTGCTTATCTCGTCTCTCTTATAACTTTAGTTATATCAAAGAGTCCTTTATTTGCAGCAGCCAACATAATTTTATATTGCTTAGGCTTTGCATTAGCTTTAGCTATTTTAAGTTATGCAATATCTAAGATAAATCTTGAAAAATGGATAGATAAAACAAGTTATATTCCTAAAATATTTGCTATTTTGATTATGATTGGTGCTGTTTATTTATTTTATGGTTCTCTTCAAGTCTTTTTATAA
- a CDS encoding iron-sulfur cluster assembly scaffold protein produces MIYSNEVENMCPVSRGANHGSAPIPEEGRWVKSKEISDISGLTHGIGWCAPQQGCCKLTLNVKEGIIEEALVETLGCSGMTHSAAMAGEILVGKTILEALNTDLVCDAINTAMRELFLQIVYGRTQSAFSEGGLPVGAGLEDLGKGHRSQVGTIYSTKLKGPRYLELTEGYITEIGLDKDDEIIGYKYINMGIMLDLIKEGVDATEAIERASGQYGRFEDAFKTIDPRKE; encoded by the coding sequence ATGATTTATTCAAATGAAGTAGAAAATATGTGTCCTGTTTCTAGGGGGGCAAATCATGGGTCTGCACCAATACCTGAAGAAGGTAGATGGGTAAAATCTAAGGAAATAAGTGATATTTCTGGATTAACTCATGGTATAGGTTGGTGCGCACCTCAACAAGGCTGTTGTAAATTAACCTTAAATGTTAAAGAAGGTATAATAGAAGAGGCATTAGTTGAAACATTAGGATGTTCTGGAATGACTCATTCTGCAGCTATGGCTGGTGAAATTCTTGTTGGTAAAACTATTTTAGAAGCATTAAACACTGACCTTGTATGTGATGCAATTAACACAGCTATGAGAGAACTATTCTTACAAATTGTTTATGGTAGAACTCAATCTGCATTTTCAGAAGGGGGCCTACCGGTTGGTGCTGGACTTGAAGATTTGGGAAAAGGTCACAGATCACAAGTTGGAACTATTTATTCAACTAAATTAAAAGGACCAAGATATTTAGAACTTACAGAAGGTTATATCACTGAAATAGGATTAGATAAAGATGATGAAATTATTGGTTACAAATATATCAATATGGGAATTATGCTTGATTTAATCAAAGAGGGTGTAGATGCAACTGAAGCTATTGAAAGGGCAAGTGGCCAATACGGTAGATTTGAGGATGCTTTTAAAACCATAGATCCAAGGAAGGAATAG
- a CDS encoding GGGtGRT protein has product MSLFESYERRIDQINPVLEKYGIKDLEEAKAICNEKGFNPYDIVKSVQPISFENASWAYTLGAAIAIKKDCRKASDAAGAIGEALQAFCIPGSVADDRKVGLGHGNLASMLLSDETKCFAFLAGHESFAAAEGAIGIANSANKVRAEPLRVILNGLGKDAALIISRINGFTYVQTEFDYFTGEVKVLREKAYSDGERAKVRCYGADDVREGVAIMHLEGVDVSITGNSTNPTRFQHPVAGTYKKECIEQGKKYFSVASGGGTGRTLHPDNMAAGPASYGMTDTMGRMHSDAQFAGSSSVPAHVEMMGLIGMGNNPMVGATVAVSVAVEESLK; this is encoded by the coding sequence ATGAGTTTATTTGAAAGTTATGAAAGAAGAATAGATCAAATCAATCCAGTTTTAGAGAAATATGGTATAAAAGACCTTGAAGAAGCTAAAGCTATTTGTAATGAAAAAGGATTCAATCCTTATGATATTGTAAAAAGTGTTCAGCCAATTTCTTTTGAAAATGCTTCTTGGGCATATACTCTTGGTGCAGCTATTGCAATTAAAAAAGACTGTAGGAAAGCAAGTGATGCTGCAGGTGCAATTGGTGAAGCATTACAAGCATTTTGTATTCCTGGAAGTGTAGCAGATGATAGAAAAGTAGGTTTAGGGCATGGCAACCTTGCTTCTATGCTTTTAAGTGATGAAACTAAATGTTTTGCATTTTTGGCAGGCCATGAAAGTTTTGCTGCAGCAGAAGGTGCAATTGGTATTGCAAATTCTGCAAATAAAGTAAGGGCTGAACCATTAAGGGTTATTTTAAATGGTTTAGGTAAAGATGCAGCACTTATTATTTCAAGAATCAATGGTTTTACTTATGTTCAAACTGAATTTGACTACTTTACAGGTGAAGTTAAAGTACTTAGGGAAAAGGCATACTCTGATGGTGAAAGAGCAAAGGTGAGATGCTATGGTGCTGATGATGTAAGGGAAGGTGTAGCTATTATGCACTTAGAGGGTGTTGATGTATCAATCACTGGTAACTCAACTAACCCTACAAGATTCCAACATCCAGTAGCTGGAACTTATAAAAAGGAATGTATTGAACAAGGTAAAAAATACTTCTCAGTTGCTTCTGGTGGAGGAACTGGAAGAACTCTACATCCGGATAATATGGCAGCAGGTCCTGCTTCTTATGGTATGACTGATACTATGGGTAGAATGCATTCTGATGCTCAATTTGCTGGCTCTTCATCTGTACCAGCTCATGTAGAAATGATGGGATTAATTGGTATGGGTAATAATCCTATGGTAGGTGCAACAGTTGCTGTATCAGTTGCTGTAGAAGAATCTTTAAAATAG
- a CDS encoding alpha/beta hydrolase: MEKENLILTEEWDKVFPKNDDVEQCKVTFVNRYGITLAADLYKPKGTEGKLPAIAISGPFGAVKEQVSGLYAQEMASRGFLTIAFDPSFTGESGGQPHFMASPDINTEDFQAAVDFLATNEDVDADRIGILGVCGWGGMALNAASIDTRIKATVTSTMYNMTRQIAKGYFDEADNADARHEMKVALNNQRTEDYKNGEYARMGGVVKELSDDLPQFAVDYHNFYIGELGYHPRSPGSTDGWNATGCISFISQPIIAYSDEIRSAVLMIHGENAHSRYFSEDEFAKLTGDNKELMIIPDAVHTDLYYKMDVIPFDKIEEFYNKYL, encoded by the coding sequence ATGGAAAAAGAAAACTTAATTTTAACTGAAGAATGGGATAAAGTTTTTCCTAAAAATGATGATGTAGAACAATGTAAAGTAACTTTTGTAAATAGATATGGAATCACTTTAGCTGCAGATTTATACAAACCAAAAGGTACAGAAGGTAAATTGCCTGCAATAGCTATTAGTGGTCCTTTTGGTGCAGTTAAAGAACAAGTTTCAGGTTTATATGCTCAAGAAATGGCTTCAAGAGGATTTTTAACAATTGCATTTGACCCTTCATTTACAGGGGAAAGTGGAGGACAACCTCATTTTATGGCATCACCTGATATTAATACAGAGGATTTCCAAGCTGCAGTGGACTTTTTAGCAACTAATGAAGATGTTGATGCAGATAGGATTGGTATTCTTGGTGTATGTGGTTGGGGAGGAATGGCTTTAAATGCTGCAAGTATTGATACAAGAATTAAAGCAACTGTAACCTCAACAATGTATAATATGACAAGACAAATTGCAAAAGGATACTTCGATGAAGCAGATAATGCAGATGCAAGACATGAAATGAAAGTTGCATTAAACAATCAAAGAACTGAAGACTATAAAAATGGAGAATATGCAAGAATGGGTGGAGTGGTAAAAGAACTTAGTGATGATTTACCTCAGTTTGCTGTGGATTATCATAATTTCTATATTGGAGAATTGGGTTATCATCCACGTTCTCCAGGTTCTACTGATGGCTGGAATGCAACTGGATGTATTTCATTTATTTCACAACCTATAATTGCTTATAGTGATGAAATAAGATCTGCAGTTTTAATGATTCATGGTGAAAATGCTCATTCAAGATACTTCTCAGAAGATGAATTTGCTAAATTAACTGGTGATAATAAGGAATTAATGATTATTCCAGATGCAGTTCACACAGATTTATATTATAAAATGGATGTAATTCCATTTGATAAAATCGAAGAGTTTTATAATAAATATTTATAA
- a CDS encoding 4Fe-4S dicluster domain-containing protein — protein sequence MGIFSFFKKDKVEEDIAESHEESHIEINSDNCQACQRCVSVCPNNSFLIVDGKSSLKEDYICRDCKVCIAACPNECINFVNFKI from the coding sequence ATGGGAATATTTTCATTTTTTAAAAAAGACAAAGTTGAAGAAGATATAGCAGAATCTCATGAAGAGTCTCATATTGAGATTAATAGTGATAATTGTCAAGCTTGCCAGAGATGTGTTTCAGTTTGTCCTAATAATAGTTTTCTTATTGTTGATGGTAAATCATCTCTTAAAGAAGATTACATTTGTAGAGATTGTAAGGTCTGTATTGCAGCTTGTCCAAATGAATGTATAAATTTTGTTAATTTTAAAATATAA
- a CDS encoding AIR synthase-related protein yields MDIEGFVRGRLSKGYDEEELKPILAARIKEFKDISDEHSLLMAESVIDEVKTTLELSNTEDRFLKEIITVPKANVAMGKMGVGSRGAGDFFVHRKIAEIVASTNTQSVVDPNAQDDGGVVRVSAPGDDVYVTTAVDGIHSRLSEYPFLGGFHVTRATLRDVCVMGADPVAILSDLHLADDGDIGKLFDFTAGVCAVSELIDVPLVAGSTLRVGGDMVLGDRLVSAVGSVGVSQYPPTARKGATEGDIILMTEGAGGGTITTTALYNGYFDIVWDTMNISFVKASKALFDADLVKDIHAMTDVTNGGLRGDAHEISETTGVGLEFYHDKIKSTVAPNVLNMLDDLDIDPLGVSTDSLMLVVPPEISEDVKKVISDVGVYITEIGKVDNEGSPRLIKEDGEVETLVPLFREAAYTKIKKLVGETTPEDFETMKDKVQKAANRSIKKKEKVIDYILTNNK; encoded by the coding sequence ATGGATATAGAAGGTTTTGTAAGAGGAAGACTCAGTAAGGGGTATGACGAAGAAGAACTTAAGCCAATCCTTGCAGCTAGGATAAAGGAATTTAAGGATATTTCAGATGAACATTCACTATTAATGGCAGAAAGTGTTATTGATGAGGTTAAAACAACACTTGAACTTAGTAATACTGAAGATAGATTTTTAAAAGAGATAATTACTGTACCAAAAGCTAATGTAGCTATGGGTAAAATGGGTGTAGGCTCTCGTGGTGCAGGTGACTTTTTTGTCCATCGTAAAATTGCAGAGATTGTAGCAAGTACTAATACACAATCTGTAGTTGACCCTAATGCTCAAGATGATGGTGGAGTAGTAAGAGTCTCAGCTCCTGGAGATGATGTTTATGTAACTACTGCAGTTGATGGCATTCACTCTCGCCTTAGTGAATATCCTTTTTTAGGGGGGTTCCATGTAACTCGTGCTACCTTAAGAGATGTTTGTGTAATGGGGGCAGATCCTGTAGCTATTTTAAGTGATTTGCACCTTGCAGATGATGGTGATATTGGCAAATTATTCGATTTTACAGCAGGTGTATGTGCAGTATCTGAACTTATTGATGTTCCTCTTGTAGCAGGTAGTACATTACGTGTAGGTGGGGATATGGTACTTGGTGATAGATTGGTAAGTGCTGTAGGAAGTGTAGGTGTTTCACAGTATCCTCCAACTGCAAGAAAAGGAGCAACTGAAGGAGATATTATTTTAATGACTGAAGGTGCTGGTGGTGGAACCATTACTACAACTGCACTTTATAATGGTTACTTCGATATTGTATGGGATACAATGAATATTAGTTTTGTAAAAGCTTCTAAAGCTTTATTTGATGCAGACCTTGTTAAAGATATTCATGCAATGACTGATGTAACTAATGGAGGGCTTCGTGGAGATGCTCATGAAATTTCTGAAACCACTGGTGTAGGATTAGAATTCTATCATGATAAAATTAAATCTACTGTTGCACCTAATGTATTAAATATGTTAGATGATTTGGATATTGATCCATTGGGAGTATCTACAGATTCATTAATGCTTGTTGTACCTCCAGAGATTTCAGAAGATGTTAAAAAAGTAATTTCAGATGTTGGAGTATATATTACAGAAATTGGTAAAGTGGATAATGAAGGAAGTCCAAGACTTATTAAAGAAGATGGTGAGGTAGAAACTTTGGTACCTCTCTTTAGAGAAGCTGCATATACTAAAATAAAGAAATTAGTTGGAGAAACAACACCTGAAGACTTTGAAACCATGAAAGACAAAGTTCAAAAAGCAGCTAATAGGTCCATTAAGAAAAAAGAGAAAGTAATTGATTATATTTTAACTAATAATAAGTAA
- a CDS encoding pyridoxamine 5'-phosphate oxidase family protein, translating into MTLEGAERIDEFMNEAKVFFLATVDGDKPKNRPLGFHLLKDGKLYFAVGNFKDVYKQMEANPYVEIVALVETDFLRYYGKAVFEETYDFADAIVEGNDFLKGIYNDETGYKLAIFHLEEATAEIRDITGKINESYNF; encoded by the coding sequence ATGACATTAGAAGGTGCAGAAAGAATAGATGAGTTTATGAATGAAGCGAAAGTGTTTTTCTTAGCAACTGTTGATGGAGACAAACCAAAAAACAGGCCTCTTGGCTTTCACTTACTTAAAGATGGCAAACTTTACTTTGCTGTAGGAAACTTTAAAGATGTTTATAAACAAATGGAAGCAAATCCTTATGTTGAAATTGTAGCTCTTGTAGAAACAGATTTCCTTAGATATTATGGAAAAGCAGTCTTTGAAGAAACATATGACTTTGCAGATGCTATAGTTGAAGGCAATGATTTCTTAAAAGGAATTTATAATGATGAAACTGGTTATAAATTAGCTATTTTTCACTTAGAAGAAGCTACTGCTGAAATACGTGATATAACTGGTAAAATCAATGAATCTTATAATTTTTAA
- the larC2 gene encoding nickel pincer cofactor biosynthesis protein LarC2, whose protein sequence is MLIMTTIDDLPPEGIPYITDKIIDVGAKNVHIINALTKKGRMEYIVLVDFEEKYFDDISNLLALEFGTIGMKIFKHEHKKFPYELIEKKVLININNSSLESIVKIKYLFSDDEKLISLKAEYEDLKLLAKKLNQKGFDISFSKLKTIIEAKAYITPIDSKSILISL, encoded by the coding sequence ATGTTAATAATGACTACAATTGATGATTTACCTCCTGAAGGTATTCCTTATATTACAGATAAAATAATTGATGTTGGAGCTAAAAATGTTCATATAATTAATGCCCTTACTAAAAAAGGACGAATGGAATATATTGTACTTGTTGATTTTGAGGAAAAATATTTTGATGATATTTCAAATCTTTTAGCTTTAGAATTTGGCACAATAGGTATGAAAATCTTTAAGCATGAACATAAAAAGTTTCCATATGAATTAATTGAGAAAAAGGTTTTAATCAATATTAATAATTCTTCTTTAGAATCCATTGTTAAAATTAAGTATTTATTTAGTGATGATGAGAAGTTAATTTCATTAAAAGCAGAATATGAAGATTTAAAACTTTTAGCAAAAAAATTAAATCAAAAAGGTTTTGATATTTCATTTTCTAAGTTAAAAACTATTATTGAGGCAAAAGCTTATATAACACCAATTGATTCTAAATCAATTCTAATTAGTTTGTAA